The proteins below come from a single Arthrobacter sp. B1I2 genomic window:
- a CDS encoding glycosyltransferase codes for MRPGTGANCSPPPGATPESVSYHPTSSESLARQVYAGSDFFLAPSVFEPCGLTPLIALKYGTIPVVRRTGGLADTVTDYVEDPAEGLGFVFVQRRVASMLSAVDNALAVYSRVPEMNCLQRRAMKADFSWRVPAREYLAMYEEALHSRSNVEVRRSIEQIGQPGHPSRPCPAPLPLALVHHANQFLITDGYKDREGLTSLVRGYSALLRMHEKYRVPLNLHFSGTLIEAIAWQHPWFLAEVRRLCDVGLVSLTGGTYSENILTAFDREYNRRQLLELFWLYRHHLGCAPGDLEICWVPERVWDTDRLAKVLTDPRLPNGGYRYVLLDDRLLYPSDGAHGVSDRLEFDGADPASPPPSDALRPYRIKGGKGLQVVPMSTRLRYWIPPADKSHWRSLARAAELPTAPGDDSILVYADDMERSAGVGPWHPSALGRYEEFLRWLATQPKLLPVNLSSWLRQRRRSPGVRVVERGTFVELANDWHAGEDYSGWSKDEAWAPYQEYLARARRVVADAEQAGAEPRLTALAWKHVLASGYETAWHDTDHPDRLPAAWAKAVASHGRAARVLAAAAVWFGRQARRLEAEMVDIDDDGAEELVMRSEHLFAVLAPEHGGRLVYLAYRGPNGGVLVIGNPTDDWNRQEELNTYMDVPANHPGGLADGGGVHDRYEVSIHWGDGIIVSELRNVQEDSPLFGLCKRAVLDDAVPSLLVAYDLPPGADGITVHTCLSPDYYRLLRHGVAELQRTGGTSWQGASNRATQVWVALADDEDSAWCDPEAPEPGHGVLISLRAQARSFHLLIGLGEINEEVAQETVKSARERLAALAARELTGDRA; via the coding sequence GTGCGCCCCGGTACCGGCGCCAACTGCAGTCCGCCACCCGGCGCTACCCCGGAAAGCGTAAGCTACCATCCCACTTCGAGTGAGTCCCTGGCCCGGCAGGTTTACGCAGGCAGCGACTTCTTCCTTGCGCCGTCCGTTTTCGAGCCCTGCGGGCTGACGCCGCTGATCGCCCTGAAATACGGCACCATCCCCGTCGTGCGCCGCACCGGTGGCCTCGCGGACACCGTGACGGATTACGTCGAGGACCCGGCCGAAGGTCTGGGTTTCGTCTTCGTGCAACGCCGCGTCGCGTCCATGCTGTCCGCTGTGGACAACGCACTTGCAGTCTACTCACGGGTGCCCGAAATGAACTGTCTCCAGCGGCGGGCAATGAAGGCGGACTTCTCCTGGCGGGTGCCTGCGCGTGAGTACTTGGCCATGTACGAGGAGGCCCTGCACTCACGCAGCAACGTGGAGGTCCGCCGGAGCATCGAACAGATCGGCCAACCGGGACACCCGTCGAGGCCGTGTCCCGCTCCGCTTCCCTTGGCGCTCGTCCATCATGCCAATCAGTTCCTGATTACCGACGGCTACAAGGACCGGGAGGGCCTGACCTCGCTCGTCAGGGGGTACAGTGCGCTGCTGCGGATGCACGAGAAGTACCGCGTCCCGCTGAACCTCCACTTCTCCGGGACGCTGATTGAAGCCATAGCCTGGCAGCACCCTTGGTTCCTGGCGGAGGTCCGCCGGCTTTGCGACGTCGGCCTGGTCTCACTCACGGGCGGGACATACTCGGAAAACATCCTTACCGCCTTCGATAGGGAGTACAACCGGCGGCAACTGCTGGAGTTGTTTTGGCTCTACCGGCACCACCTCGGGTGCGCCCCGGGCGACCTGGAAATCTGCTGGGTCCCTGAGCGGGTGTGGGATACGGACCGCCTTGCGAAGGTCCTGACCGATCCTCGGCTGCCAAACGGCGGATACCGTTACGTCCTGCTCGATGACCGGCTGCTATATCCCTCCGACGGTGCACACGGAGTCAGCGACAGGCTTGAATTTGACGGGGCTGACCCTGCCAGCCCTCCGCCTTCGGATGCCCTGCGCCCATACCGTATCAAGGGCGGGAAGGGCCTGCAGGTCGTGCCGATGTCCACCCGGCTGCGCTACTGGATTCCTCCTGCTGACAAGAGCCACTGGCGTAGCCTGGCCCGGGCCGCCGAGCTTCCAACTGCTCCCGGTGATGACAGCATCCTGGTCTATGCGGACGACATGGAAAGGAGCGCGGGCGTGGGGCCGTGGCATCCCAGTGCACTCGGTCGGTATGAGGAGTTCCTGCGCTGGCTTGCCACCCAGCCCAAGCTTTTACCTGTGAACCTCTCATCGTGGCTTCGCCAGCGCCGGAGGAGCCCCGGTGTTCGGGTTGTGGAACGCGGAACCTTCGTGGAACTGGCCAACGATTGGCACGCGGGAGAGGACTACAGCGGCTGGTCCAAGGACGAGGCGTGGGCCCCTTATCAGGAGTACCTCGCCCGGGCCCGCCGTGTGGTGGCCGACGCAGAGCAAGCGGGTGCAGAGCCCCGGCTGACGGCGCTGGCCTGGAAGCATGTCCTTGCTTCCGGGTATGAAACGGCATGGCACGACACTGACCACCCCGACCGGCTGCCGGCCGCCTGGGCAAAGGCTGTGGCCAGCCATGGCAGAGCCGCCCGCGTGTTGGCCGCCGCCGCCGTGTGGTTCGGCCGGCAGGCCCGCCGGCTAGAGGCCGAGATGGTTGACATTGACGACGACGGCGCCGAGGAGCTGGTGATGCGAAGCGAGCACCTGTTCGCGGTGCTCGCGCCGGAGCATGGCGGTCGGCTGGTCTACCTGGCGTACCGGGGCCCAAACGGAGGCGTTTTGGTGATCGGCAACCCCACTGACGACTGGAACCGCCAGGAGGAGCTGAACACTTACATGGACGTCCCAGCCAACCACCCCGGCGGCCTTGCCGATGGCGGAGGGGTCCATGACCGATACGAGGTCAGCATTCACTGGGGGGACGGCATAATCGTGTCGGAACTGAGGAATGTGCAGGAGGACAGCCCTCTGTTTGGGTTGTGCAAAAGGGCGGTCCTTGATGACGCTGTTCCTTCCCTGCTGGTGGCCTATGACCTGCCCCCGGGCGCAGACGGGATCACCGTCCATACGTGCCTGTCGCCGGACTACTACCGGTTACTCCGCCACGGTGTGGCAGAGCTGCAGCGTACTGGAGGAACCAGCTGGCAGGGCGCCTCCAACCGGGCAACACAGGTATGGGTAGCGCTGGCCGACGACGAAGACAGCGCGTGGTGCGACCCGGAAGCACCGGAACCGGGGCACGGCGTCCTCATCAGCCTGCGCGCCCAAGCAAGATCCTTCCACCTGCTCATCGGTCTCGGCGAGATCAACGAGGAGGTCGCCCAAGAAACGGTGAAGTCGGCCCGGGAACGGCTCGCCGCCCTGGCCGCACGCGAGCTGACGGGAGACCGGGCATGA
- a CDS encoding glycogen synthase, protein MRSELSLPTNGTKDGALRKVEPPEVTFTAPALPLQRVLFASAEAYPFMKVGGLADVSSALPKRLSELGLDVRLVIPAYRGLGGSPVLTIDVPFGPITERVIVRRLQSLSAVDVLALDAPGWFDRELPYSYQDNDVMPFVLFSKAVTALAAQEEWRPNIIHCNDWHCGLVAQEARQGLHRQALASTGIVFTIHNITYQGPVGAATNQLIGLPEGGSLLERGIAFADRINTVSPRYMEEILTPALGAGLDGLLRARRGAARGILNGVDYAEFSPGQDLWIDTRYNGDFIAGKSANKKVLQKLSNLESSPDRPVFGMVARLVSQKGISLLTSAVEQFVARGAQVVVLGEGAPRYRRQLQSATRRYPGKRKLPSHFE, encoded by the coding sequence ATGCGCAGTGAACTATCTCTCCCCACCAACGGGACCAAGGACGGCGCCCTCCGCAAAGTGGAACCGCCGGAGGTCACTTTCACTGCCCCGGCCCTTCCTCTGCAACGGGTGCTGTTCGCCAGTGCCGAGGCCTACCCGTTCATGAAGGTGGGCGGACTGGCTGATGTCAGCAGTGCTCTGCCGAAGAGATTATCCGAACTGGGCCTTGACGTCCGTCTCGTGATCCCTGCCTACAGAGGCCTCGGAGGCAGCCCGGTGCTGACGATCGACGTGCCGTTCGGTCCGATCACCGAGCGCGTCATTGTTCGCCGGCTCCAGTCCTTGAGCGCCGTGGACGTCCTCGCACTCGACGCTCCGGGGTGGTTCGACCGGGAGTTACCGTACAGCTACCAGGACAACGATGTCATGCCGTTTGTGCTGTTCTCCAAAGCAGTCACAGCTCTGGCTGCCCAGGAAGAATGGCGTCCGAACATCATCCACTGCAACGACTGGCATTGCGGGCTCGTGGCGCAGGAAGCCCGGCAGGGACTGCACAGGCAGGCGTTAGCAAGTACTGGGATCGTCTTCACCATCCACAACATCACCTATCAGGGGCCTGTAGGAGCGGCGACCAACCAGCTGATAGGACTGCCGGAGGGTGGAAGTCTCCTCGAACGTGGTATCGCGTTCGCAGACCGGATTAACACCGTTAGTCCCCGTTACATGGAGGAGATCCTCACCCCGGCCCTTGGAGCGGGTTTGGACGGGCTGCTGCGCGCGCGCAGGGGCGCCGCCCGCGGCATCCTTAATGGCGTCGACTACGCCGAGTTCAGCCCCGGGCAGGACCTGTGGATCGACACCCGCTACAACGGGGACTTTATCGCAGGCAAGAGCGCGAACAAGAAAGTCCTGCAGAAGCTGAGCAACCTGGAGTCCTCTCCAGACCGACCGGTCTTCGGCATGGTTGCCCGGCTGGTATCCCAGAAAGGGATCAGCCTGCTGACTTCCGCTGTGGAGCAGTTCGTCGCCCGGGGAGCCCAGGTGGTGGTGCTGGGCGAGGGTGCGCCCCGGTACCGGCGCCAACTGCAGTCCGCCACCCGGCGCTACCCCGGAAAGCGTAAGCTACCATCCCACTTCGAGTGA